From Impatiens glandulifera chromosome 7, dImpGla2.1, whole genome shotgun sequence:
gatgcttaatttttaaagtgtccggattgccgggtcgatagctgtggttaatttggatacttgggtcggattgtgggttgacccgtttttaaatttaaaacggttaaaaataaaattaaaaatgctagaggtatgtttcgaacttgcaacctaacaaaacaagtacaactctttaaccaactaggctacaaagactttatattttaaattcaacactaaatttgataaacgcgggacgttttaatattaatataagttcaactttttaactaactaatctatatatatataatgatgcttaatttttaaagtgtccggattgccgggtcgagagctgtggttaatttggatatttgggtcggattgtgggttgacccgtttttaaatttaaaacggttaaaaataaaattaaaaatgctagaggtatgtttcgaacttgcaacctaacaaaacaaatacaactctttaaccaactaggctacaaagactttatattttaaatttaacaccaaatttgataaacgcgggacattttaatattaatataagttcaactttttaactaactaatatataatgatgttgagtaaatagatacttggttcggattgtgggttgacccacccataaacttaaaacggttaaaaataaaattaaaaatgttatctgtaaattttttcactattttttatattattaatcgtgcaaatgcacgggataaaTGCTAGTTGGATCTTAGTAATGTTCCATagaaaattctaaatatttgtCACTCTACGATAAAGTAAGACATCAATTCCAACGAATAAGACAATGGTCCGAATAATTTATTGATAGAACATTCTCAAAGATATTAGTTATTCCAAAAAATTGGacttactaattataaatatgtccATATGGGAATGACAATTGTAccctaaatataaattattattttttttttttttaggcaaactcatttcttttcaaaaacaagCCAAGTCGATAAACTCGagattttaatagtttaaaaaaaaaactcacatgAAACTTGTGAGCATATTAGTCTCTTGGTGGATTTAACTTCGTTTATGTAATAACAAAAGTCAATAGAAAGACTAatcaaaatgtaatatttttattagagaAGACTTATAGTTCacataattttttcataaaaaatctcTCTATCCAATAAAAGGATTACTATTATGCAAACATCATGTGGGATTattcaaaatcattaaaaatattccGAGATATACTCAAGATTGTGAAATCAATAGGATATAGCAGGAAACAAACACAACCTAGCTTCACAAATATGATCTTCATCCTTGTTGTCACCCTCATTAATAGAAACGAATTACTTATGGGACAACTCATCTAATTTGATGAAACAAAAATGTccatgaattttaaaattggctaatggaaatgataataatatgattGTGACTTAGCCAATGAAATTATATAAGAtgacaaaaatcaaaatgatgataCTTTTTATTTCTAAGAAATGTGAACTTTCTTTCACTGGTTTTATGATTAGAATTAAGCCAAACAAACAAActtaactatttattattattattgttgttatgAAATCTAAGGCTTTTCTTCATTCGGTTGagtttaatcaaaataattttattatcctTTGactaaaatcattaattaaatattaaattattgttaatatttaaatataactatTTCTTCTCACAAGTATTTCAAACTATAATCGAGTATAGTTTGAATTCCTTCCATGAAAATAGGATTTATTTGGGTTGATGttatattatgaaattttatatatgaaaaaataataataatttaagtcttttaattaataatttgattatagaCTGGACATCAGTGTGTTAGTTCATgctagttttttaaatttaatatatatatatatatatatatatataaaatttaatgataatCCATGGcaatcactttattttttattaaattcaaacaactCTAGTGATTAGTGATGTGGACTAGTTTTCTTAAGAGAAATAATTCTATTGACTTggattgattttttattttattaatatcaaTGAAACTTACAcctattttagtaaaataaagactactttctttaaaaaaaaaaattggaaaaagggtaaaaccattttattaaaatatcaaaagtaGGAGAGTCAACAATAaaagctagacaaactctaactatgattaaaagatgacaatcaaaccaCCCTAAAGAAACAAATTAATAGACATCAAACATAcgaaaaacaaatattacaaacaaaaattacaaattgtatcaaatcctaattatctcaatcaagatttttatttccataccaacctgaTGTTTCAACAAGTTGTCTTACTCTTCCTATTGTCCTTCCTCTTTCCTTTTCCATTCCTCTTGTAATGAAAGAAGTGTGAACTGAAAAATGATGATGAGTACTgtatattcttattttgattttttttctttatatgaccccgttttaatttgataaaataaattattcttcaaGAATTCTGAGCTCCAACTTGAATTTcaagatcattgtctttattttttttagtttcagTTTTAGAATCCTCAACAACTTTAgattcctctatatcaaccttaaaaaaaatctcttcttcctcttgattaacctcagtatcttcctctctgttttcatcagcaaccacttcaacttgatttgattgagaatcctTAATTATATCTTCAATATTATTAGGTTGAGGTTTCACCTCCTTCATTGTACTATTTTtgtcttgtacataattttctttatcttctatttcttgatctttaaccacattttgctctttgATAATAGACACATCTGTTTCATTTTCCTACATCTTAACTTTCTgacctttatgaattttttgatcttataaatcataatttggaCTTGCATGTTGGAAGATATTGCAGAAAGTTTATCTATATGCTttcactcataagtgatttccatgacacTAGATTTTCCTTTTCTATCTACTACTATCATACTATTCGATATCATACTATTCGAtagtgtgcttctaggatgcatattcttttaaaaattgttcAATACATtgtaattttgttaaatttcttCACTAATGTAACAATACTCTAGcaaataattgttaattaattcattattatttatatatatatatatatattataattactttaaagatatatatatataatttttttgaaaaaaataaaattatatttgggctgtttaaaaaatataacccacctagttttgtataaaaaaatttagaaacaCTTATTAGTCAATGGTGTCTTTTGATGGGCCTAATTCCACTTTTCTCTTTCAAAGtttaccttcataattttttttttaaaagttaataagtATTATTGGCttgatttgaatataaaaatataacaaagttatttagttttatataaaaccagTGGCATATTAGAATAGattaattatagttttattcctttaattttcttaaaattacaatcaaatgtatctttgaaatataaaaaaaataatatattcaagaGAGTtgtgataaattttataagaacaCAAACACAcattattatattgtaataacAAATGTTATCTAAcctcaaataactcattttaaaattgTAGCTTTAGACGACAAAAGAGTAAATAATTGACCAAACAAAAATAGTCTAttacaactaaaataaatatataaatagcaAGTTAAGATTGTACAACATAAAATTCTGTACAAAAATACACTACACAGATGAATCAGTACAGTTAATATCGCAAGAAAACTCATCAATTCATTCGAAATTTGGATTCAACATAAGGAAATTGAGTTACTAGTGGTCAAACATTGCAACATTGTAAAATCGGTATGACTCGCGAGTCAACTCGCTAAATtgtgtaaataaaaaatgtaaaacttTTGCTCATTtctatttgattatttcaaatatcaaaatttaaacataGATTCTTTCAGTTAATTTGTATTTACTATACCTTTTCAACTTATTCAAAATCATTGTATCTTTCTtggttgaaaataataaaaaacttgtctcttttaaaattttacaaatcaACTCAACAAGGCTGATTGAttgagaaatttgatgaaatgacactaaagaTGCCCCTAATTGCTAAAAGTGTCCGcgcataaaataaaaaagcacTGGTgacacttttaattttttttcggACGATTTTGCCCATGAAGCGAGACGtccacaatcgcgagacgcaaccgacaTTCACGAGAAgcaaccggcattcgcgagacgcaaccggcattcgcgagacgcaaccggcattcgcgagacaatttaattttttttttaaatttcgtctcgcgaatgccggaTGTGTTTCGCAAcgggggcattttcgtccaagaaaataaaagtgtCACCAACGTTTTTTTATGCGCTGACACTTTTAGCAATTAGAGGCATCTTTAGttttagtgtcatttcatcaaatttttcGATTCATTTagatttacttttattttattaataataaaatataattagttacataaatgttgaagaagagttgtttataatatataaacaattttaatgattttataattaaatattatttttagataaatgagaattttatttatttaatcattctTATACATTTAGGCTTCaatttagagttttattttagcaaaataatatttattattattattattttgagtttgataatataatttgtCTTTCTTCAACCTGAAAGGAGAAACCGTGGTATAAAGCTTTTCGAGAAATGCAATACAGCCTGAAAACATTAGTGTAAATTATAGCAAGCTCTTGATTGAGAGATCCTGATTCGAAATTTCTCGATCTTCCTACAGGAGAAGAACGCAGTTCATCGATTCGATTGTAAATTGTTGAATTACATCAACACTCATCCATGGATTTAGCGGAGCTGTGGGCTATCTTCGGACCAGGCGTTGCCGGCGCAGTCTTTGGTGCCGGATGGTGGTTTTGGGTCGATGCTGTCGTCTGCAGTTCCGTTAAGGTCTCTTTCCTCCACTACCTTCCTGGTAAATCACTTTTCCCCCTCTTTATATAACATATGTTCGATAATTATCGATTTTGGGGCTTTGGTGCTAACTCTTCCGGTTTTCTTCTTTATATAAGGTATATTTGCTTCCTTGGCTGCTTTGATGTTTAATTGTGTTAGACGAGAAGATATTGATTACTCTCCCTATGAAGAAAGCGAATGGAGGTTAGGGCTTTCTTTCCAAATCGCTTTACTAGTTTGTGCATGTATTTTCTGCTGAATTAAGCTCTTTGCAGTTCATCATTTCACTATTTTGATGATTTCTTGGAACTTCCTACTGGTATGTTTTGTATGTttcattgaaaaataataaggaTACTGTCAAATAATTGTGACTTAACAGCAATAATTAGACAAACATATCTACAATTATAGTTGAGGCATGCGGTGGGAGTTCGATTGCCAACAAATTCTTCATGTTAGGGCCGCTATAAAAATAACAACTTTCTTTGGATGCT
This genomic window contains:
- the LOC124945565 gene encoding transmembrane protein 50 homolog — protein: MDLAELWAIFGPGVAGAVFGAGWWFWVDAVVCSSVKVSFLHYLPGIFASLAALMFNCVRREDIDYSPYEESEWRLKLWLFIAYVVSFVSLAASVGLLIQDALVKTGPSAWTGTAGVLQCVLVLISGLMYWTSHSE